The Desulfatiglans anilini DSM 4660 sequence GGCCGAGAGCTTGAGGGTTCCCCCTTCTCCCATGGCCTCCAGACCGTTTCCTACGATATTCAACAAGACCTGCTTCACCTTGTCAGGGTCGCAAAGGATCGTGAGCGGCTCCGCGCCCCCCTCGAGAACGAATCGAAATTTTCCCGGCGGATGCAGGGCGGACATCACTCCTGTGACCTCCTTCAGCAAGCTGTTGATGTCCGTCGGTTTTTTTACCAACCGGTACTGCTTGGTAAAATCCCCCAGGTCTGCGACGAGCCGCTCCAACCGGCCGATCTCTTCAAAGATCAGATCCAGCTTGCGGACCGCCTTTTCGTCGGAGAGCGTCTCGCGGATCTGGCGGGAAAACCCGCCGATGATCATCAAAGGATTCTTGATCTCGTGGGCCACCTGCGCAACCGTCTGCCCGACCGCAGCCAACCGTTCATTCTGAAGAAGCTTTTTCTCCATCTGCCTCTTTTCGGAGATATCGCGGAGGATTGCCGTATAGGTCGGTTCGCTCTCTATCAACTGATAGGAAATCCCCATCTCGACGGGAAAGGATTCGCCTCCTTTTCGAAGGGCCGAGAGGGACAAAGGCCTCCGCAGGTGCTTCGGCCTCTTCGCCGAAAGAAACCGTTTCAGTTCGTGGTAATCTTCCGCCTGCTGCGGGGGAATGAACAGGCCGATTTCTTTTCCGAGCACCTCCCGGCGGCTGTACCCGAAAAGCCGGCAGGCGGCGTCGTTGAAGTGGATGATCCGCTGATCGGCATCAAGGCTGAGGATCGCATCGGTCGCCGTCTCGAGGATGATGCGGAATTTTCTCTGGGATGCCTTGACCCTTCGGACCAACTGGCGGCGTGCGGTTTCATCCCGAGTAATCTGCACAAAATACCGGGAGGCATCGCCCTGGCCGCGCACGGGATAAACGAGGCGGACGATCTCACGCATCCTCTCACGCCGCCTGTCGAACACCCGGTTGACGATCTCGACCCGCTGGTCCGACTTGCGGGCACGCTCCAAATGACAGACATCCGTCCGGCACGCCTGTTCGCTGCAAAACCCCGAAGCGACCTCGTAGCACTTGCGGCCGATCACCTGCTCTTTCGGCAAACGCAAACGTCTCAGGAAGCTCGGATTCGCGTCACGGATCACAAGATCCGCGTCCACCACCATGATCTCTTCCTGAATCCCTTCAAACAAGGTTTTCAGAACCAGATCACTGACCCCGGCGCCCTCCATGTCGGCGGCTTCATCACCGGGAAGGCGCTCCGGCATCTCGGTTGCGGATGAAAAAACTTTATCATTTTCATCACTCATGATGCATCGGCCCCACTCTCGGGCAGTAAAAAACATACCGCCGGCCGAGGATGTCAAACATGGTATCGGTGCCCTCACGAATCCGCTGGTAAAGTTCCTTCATGGTGGCGGCGCGATTCAGGGCCGCCCGATAAACAGATGCATCGTGCAAAACACGGTCGATGGGCAACAGCACTTGATCGAGCGGCCCATACCAATGGAACTGCAGCAGATCCTTCAACTCGAAGACCTTGCGGTACAGATCCCTCAGGATGTCGGTTCGCAGGATGGGGTTCACCTGGTTGATCAGGCAATCCAGAAGGCCGACAAGATAATAGGCCTCCCGCATCCTCCCCTCCTCTCCCCGGAGGCCGCACATCCCCCGGATCGTATATCCCACACCTCCCTTCAGGGTGAAATGGGGCGGCAAATCGCCAACACTGCGGCCCTCCGCGAGATCAGGAAACCCCAGTTCATCCTCCCATCGGTCGGCGACCTCCCGCAGCATCTGGACGAAATGAGACGATTCCCAGTGCGCTTTCCGAAACTCCCACGGCTTGGCGACCAGCGCATTGCGGCGGAGCGGAGCCTTGAGGGGCAATTGTATGAGTTCTCCCATTCCTGTCCTTGTCGGCCCGCTGTGGCCCTCGAACATCCAGGCCCCTGGACGGGCCGCTCGGCCGGCGGCGCCTTGACAGCGTATTGAAACATCCATTGTGCGCAGGCCGTTGAAAACAGCCGGGTGCAAAGCTTTGGAAATTCCGTGGAATGATGCGCCAGGATAAGGGCGCAGCAGTCACGGGATGAGCGCAGCGCAGCTGTCGGACGTTTTTCAACGGTCTGCTAAGGCCGCGGATGATGCTTTTCGTGCACGGCCTTCAGCCGTTCCCGAGTGACATGGGTATAGATCTGGGTGGTCGAGATATCCGCATGCCCCAGCATGATCTGCACCGATCTCAAATCCGCTCCCCCTTCGAGCAGGTGGCTGGCGAAGGAATGACGCAGCACATGGGGAGTGATCTCCTTCTTGATTCCAGCCTGTCGCCCATACTGTTTGATGAGCTTCCAGAAGCCCTGCCGCGACATCCGCCCCCCCCGCATATTGAGGAAGAGATACGGGCTGTTCGGGCCCTTCCGGAGGCTGGGGCGGCCGCCTTGCAGGTAGCCTCGAACAGCCTCGACGGCGCGCACGCCCAAGGGGACGAGCCTTTCCTTGGAGCCCTTGCCCATGGTCCGCAGAAAACCACCCTCGAGGTCCACCAGAAAAGTGCGCAGCTGGATCAACTCTGAGACCCGCAGGCCGGCGGCATAGAGGACCTCGAGCATCGCACGGTCGCGCAGCCCCTTCGGCGAGCGCCCGTCCGGCGCGGCAAGGAGCTTGTCCACTTCGTCAAGGCTCAAGATCTCCGGGAGTTTGCGCCGCATTTTGGGCAGATCCAAGAGCCTTGCCGGATTGCCGGATATCACGCCATGCCGCACCAGATACTTCAGAAAGACCCGGATGGCTGAAACATGGCGGGCGACACTGCGAAAAGAGAGGCCGCGGCCAAGATCGACAAGGTACGCGTTCAGATCATCCTGGGTCAAGCCGCCAAGGTCGAGGCCCCGGCCCCTCAGATACAGGTTGAAACGGCCGAGATCGCGGGCATAAGCCTGAATGGTGTGGTTGGATAGACCCCGCTCGAGCTCCATTTGCATCAGAAACCGGTCAATCCACTGCTCCGCGTCCATACCCGTCACCTTTCGCAGGGGTCCTGATCAAAACTGCCCCAAAAACCGCCTGGTCATCCCTCTTGGATTGCACTCGGTTCCAGGCCGAAAAGATCCTGAATGGCGCCTGACCGGGTCCCTTTCGCCCTCTGCCGTTCAGGGCTCTGCCCCAGCTACCCCCGAAAATCGTAGTAATGCGACTCCGGGGTCAGAATCCTGGCGCCCCCGGCCTCTATCAGCACCATTTCCTCCAGGCGGACACCCCCCTTTCCCGGTAGATAGATCCCCGGTTCGACCGTCACGACCATGCCCTCTTCAAGGGTGACCGGACGCAAGGGGCTGAGCCGGGGGCCCTCGTGGGTGGCCAAACCCACTCCATGGCCCAGGGCATGGCCAAAGAAAGGCCCATAGCCCGCATCGGCGATGATCCGCCGCGCCGCCGCATCGGGAAGATCGCTCCGCACACCCGGCCGGACCTCCTTCAAACCCGCCAGCTGCGCCTCGCGGACGATGGAGTAGACCTTGCGGAATTCCGGCTCGGCCTCGCCGAGAAAAACCGTCCGCGTCATATCCGAGCAATACCCGTTCAGGCGCACGCCCATGTCCAGCACGATCGGTTCGCCCGGCTGCAGCCGCCGGTCGGCAGGGACGGCATGGGGCAACGCGCCGTTCGACCCCGAGGCGACGATCGGCGGGAAAGCGACCCCGTCGGCGCCGGCCTCCGCCGCCATTCCCTCCATCGTCCATGCCACCTTCCGCTCGGTCAGCCCCGGCTTGAGATTTTCGATCAATTCGGTTACGATGGACGCTATCAGTTTGCCGGAAGCTTCCATGGCCGCGATTTCATCTGAATCCTTGACCTCGCGCATGGCCTCGACCAGGCCTCCCAAAGGGGACAGCCCCCCGGATACCTTGCCGTCAAGGGCTTGACTGACCTTATGGTGGAGGCCCCACGTCACCTGGTCCTCTTCGAATCCGAGAAGTCCGGCTCCCATCTCCAGCAGCAGGGACGGGAGAAGGTTGTGAACACCGTTCTTGACCTCGATGATCTCGAAATCGGGCGCTTCGTCCTGCGCCTGCAGGACATATCGGGAGTCGGTCAGGAGCAGGCAGCGGGTCGCGTCGATCAGGAGCGAACCGGAGGATTCGTTGATCTGCGGGTCATCGGCCCTGAAACCCGAGAGGTAACGGCGGTTGTGGGGCTCGGAGATCCAGGCCGCATCGCAAGGGGTCTTTTCACGAAGGCGGCTGCGAAAAATATCCAGGCGTTTTTTGTAAGGGCTGTCAGTCATGGGTGCCTTCAAGGCGCAGGAAGGGTTCGCAGTGGATCTGCACGGTCAAGATTCAAGATAACAAAGAAAAGAGACCAATGCAACGACGGACCTGGAAAGGTCGGAAACCCAAGGCTGAACGTCCTCGTTCCGGACCCGGCGCACGACCTTTGCCCGTATCCGTTTCCGGCCGGCAAAAAAAGACGGACATGCCAGGAATCAGAATTTAACCTTTGAAAGTGCGTCCCAAAGCGAACAAATTAAAGGTTTGAGTGAAACCACCTATCTTGGAAACGATGACACCCTGAGCCAGGACTGAGGCCTTGAAATGCAGGAGTTGAAGATTATTTTGTAAATCCAAGCCTCTGACTCCCATCTGCCCGGAAAGGGGCAGCCAGCAGCATCATTTTCCCCATTTAAGAGCGAGCCTTTTTCCGCATTCGGGAAATCGAGCGTTCGGCTGGAGGCGCCCCTTAAGGCACCCACCAGGCAGAGAGCACCTTGACTCCCGGATCGGCAAAGAAGACCCTTTCCGGATGGGACCGAATCCTAAAACCTTTTCAGCCCTACACGGACTTAACCACTTATGCACGAAGGTCAGATCATCGAATATATCGACCAGGGGAAATTCGTCTGCACGCTGTGTTTACAGGACCGCGGCAGCCGCCTCCATCTCCTGACCGCCTACAACCGCGAAGTCAACCTTTCCCACAAACGGACCCTTCTGGTCTCGAACCGCAGCATCGATCCGTCCCGGCCCCGCGAGGAACTGCTGGATATCCTGAAGCGAACGGAAGAAACCCGCGACAGGCTCAAGCAGGAGATAGACGTCAAATACCTTTGGGAACTGGTCAAAGACGAGGAGGAAAGCTTCAGCCACGGGTATCTGGCGGAGTTGATCTTCGGGGAGGACGTGCGGGACGACCACGTCTCGGCCCTTATGCGCGCCCTCTTCGACGACCACATCTATTTCAAATACAAGGACGGCCGTTTTCTGCCGCAAAGCGAGGAGCGGGTCGAACTGATCATCCGGCAGATGGAGGAGGAGGCGCTGAAGGAAGAGCGCCTTTCCGAGGGCAGTGTCTGGCTGAAGAAAGTCCTTTCAGGGGAACCGGCCGCCCCGCCCGATTGCAGCGGTTTCCTGGTGAATCTTCTCGAGCAGGTGGCGCTTTGGGGTGAGGAGGCGCAGGACCTCAAGTATGCGAAAGAACTGCTCGCCAGGGCCGACATCAGAGACATCCGCCAGGCCCGCAGCATATTGCGGCAAATCGGCATCTGGGAGGAGCACGAAAATCTGGATCTCCTGCGCTCGAGCATCAGGACCGGTTTCAGCGCGGAAGAACTGGCCGCCGCCTCGGAGCTGGCACAGGGGGATTTCGACACCCAAGACCGCGAAGATCTGACCGGCCTCCACACCCTGACCATAGACGGCGCGTCCACTGAGGATTACGACGATGCCCTGAGCCTCGAAAAGGTGGACGGCTTCTACGAGCTGGGCATCCACATCGCCGACGTCGCGGCCATGATCCCCCCGGATACGCTGCTCGATCGGACGGCTGCCGAGAGGGCGTCGTCCCTTTACCTTCCCCGCCGGCAGGTTCCGATGCTGCCTCCCGGCCTCTCACAGGACACCCTGAGCCTCAAAGCGGGATGCGACCGCCCTGCCCTCTCACTGCTCGCGCGGTTCGACGCCGAGGGGAGCCTGGCCGGTTTCACTCTCAAGCCGAGCATCATCCGGGTGAGGGACCAGTTGACCTATGAAAGCGTCAACGCGCAGCTGGAAGGGGACCCCCGCCTGCAGGACCTGCTCCGTCTGAGCCGGCGTTTCCGGGAGGTCCGCCACTCCCAGGGGGCGCTCAACATCTCCCTGCCCGAGGTCGACATCGTCTTCGGCGAGGCAGGAGAGGTCCAGCTCTCGCTCATCGATCAGGACACGCCATCACGCATGATCGTGGCCGAAATCATGATCCTCTACAACTGGCTCACGGCCCGCTTCTGTGTGGAGCACCAGATCCCGACGCTTTTCAGGACCCAGCCGGAGCCGAGCGAGAAGGTTCCCCTGGAAGAGAAAGATTATCTTTTCTACGTCTTTCAGCAGCGCCGCAAACTCGCCCCGCTGCAGATCCAGACCGCGCCCAAGCCGCACTGCGGATTGGGGGTGGACGCCTACATCCAGGCCAGTTCCCCCATCCGAAGGTATCTCGATCTGGTGGTGCAGCGTCAGATCTCGGCATTTCTTCTGGAGCGGGCCTTTCCCTACGACGCCAAAAAGCTGGAAGAAATCCGCCTCTTCACCGATCCGCTGGTCCGGGAGATCGGGAAAATCAAGCGCAACCGCCTCCGCTACTGGATCCTGACCTTCTTCTCGCTCCGCCGCGGGAAAACCTACCGCGCCGTCGTCCTTGACGAACTGAAGAGCAAATACCGCGTCGTCCTGCGGGACACCCAGCTGATCGCCGAGATCAGGAAGGCGGATGGAAAGATCTTCCAAGCGGGCCAGGAGATTCTGGTGACCGTCGGCAAGGCCGACCCCTGGGAGGACATCCTGGAACTCAAAGTGGCCGACAATCAGTGAGCCGGCTGGAGCCTGCCTTGCGCTCAGGGCCTTCCGAACACGCGCTCGAAAATCGTGTCCACATGCTTCAGGTGGTAGTTCAGATCGAAAAGCCCCTCGATCTCCTCCCGTGAAAGGACCTTCAAGATGTCCGGGTCCTCGAGCAGCAGCGATTTGAAATCCTGACCCGTTTCCCAGACCTTCATCGCGTTGCGCTGCACGAGGACATAGGCGGCCTGCCTTTCAAGACCCCTTTCGGCCAACTCGACAAGGACCTGCTGCGAAAAGATGAGCCCTCTCGTCTTGTGCAGATTCTCGAGCATCCGATCCGGATGAACCACCAGCCTGTCGAGGATACCCTTCAGGCGATGGAGCATGTAGTCGATCAGGATCGTGCTGTCCGGGCCGATGACCCGTTCGACGGAGGAATGGCTGATGTCCCTTTCATGCCAAAGCGCCATGCTCTCCAGGGCCGCCAGGGCGTTGGTCCGCACCAGGCGCGCCAAACCGGAGATGTTTTCACAACCGATCGGATTCTTCTTATGGGGCATCGCCGAGGAGCCCTTCTGCCCCTTCGCGAACGGCTCCTCGGCCTCCAGCACCTCGGTCCGCTGAAGGTGGCGGATCTCCACCGCGATCTTCTCGAGCGTCCCGGCCAAAACCGCGAGCGCCGTAAAGTACTGGGCATGCCGGTCCCGCTGGACGATCTGGGTGGAGACCTCGGCCGGCTCGAGGCCGAGCAGTCGACAGGCCCTGGCCTCGACGGACGGCGAAACGTTGGCGAAGGTTCCCACCGCCCCGGAGAACTTCCCGCAGGAAATCACCTTGCGGGCCTGTTCCAGGCGCAGCCGGTTCCGCCGCATCTCCGTGTACCACACACAGAGCTTCAGCCCGAAGGTGATCGGCTCGGCGTGAACCCCGTGGGAGCGCCCGATCATGACGGTCTGCTTATGCTCGCGGGCCCGCCGCTCGATGACCACAGCCAGTTCGTCGACCCCGGCAAGGATGCGATCCATGGCCTCGCGCAGGAGCAGGGCCAGGCTGGTGTCGAGGACATCCGACGAAGTCAGGCCCAGATGGATGAAGCGTGAATCAGGCCCGACGTGCTCGGCCACGTTCGTCAAGAAGGCGATCACGTCGTGCCGGGTCTCCTCTTCGATCTCGAGGATGCGCTGCACGGAGAACCCCGCCTTGCGGCGGATGGTTTCGAGGGCCTCACGCGGGACGATCCCCTCGTCGCTCATGGCCTCACAGGCGGCCAGCTCGACATCCAGCCACTTCGCGTAACGATTCTCGTCCTCCCAGATGCGCCCCATCTCAGGGCGGGTATACCGGCTGATCATGGTGTCGTTCCTCCCCTGTCCAAATTTTCCTTCATGCGGGTTTCATCAATCATCGGCGGGCCAGCCATCCAGCGGACACGCGGCGCAGTTCGGCCGTTTGCCGCAGCTGGTCTTGGCCGTCCGCACGATGAGGGCATGAAACTCATTGTAAAGTGCGGCATCCTGCGGCAGATGGTCCATGAAGCAGGACTGCGTCTCGTCATAGGTCGCCTCCTCGGAAATCAGCCCGTGCCTCCCAAGGATCCGGTGCGTGTAGGCATCCACCACGAAAACAGGCCGTCCGGCCGCGTAAAGCAGGATGCTGTCTGCGGTTTCAGGTCCGACCCCCTTGATGCCCAGCAGCGCCTCCCGAAGCGCCGGGGTCTCCTCGCCGAAAAGCACATCCAGGTCGCCCGCGGCGCGCTGCACGATGAACTCCGCAAGGTTCTTCAGCCGCCGCGCCTTGATATTGTAGTAACCTGCGGGCCGGATCACCTGCGCCAGTTCCTCGAAAGGGACCCGGCAGAGCGCCCCCGCGTCGATCAGCCTCCTCGACTTCAACCCCTCGATGGCCTTTTCGACATTCCGCCAACTCGTGTTCTGCGTCAACACGGCCCCGACCATCATCTCCAGGGGCCCCTCAGCGGGCCACCAGTGCTGAGGCCCGAAGGATTCGGACATCTTCTCGTACATCCGCATCAGGATCGCTTCCATATCCAAATTCCCCGAACCTCCTCGGAGCATTGCTTTCTGGTCAAGCGACTCCAGCCGCCGCGGCCGGCGTCCCCAAAAACGCTGCATCTCAGAAAGCCTGGAAAAATTCTCCTTAAAACGCGTTGGGCCCGCTGGCCGGCCAATCCGGAGCCGCTCGCCAGCATCTTGACAGTCGGGTGAAGATACCGTATTTTAAATGGTTATGTCAACGTCGCCAGGGGACGCCTTTTCCGGCATGCCCCTTACAGCTCACAGGCTTGTAAACACAGCGCCCGGCCATGACGGCCCTTTTTTACGCGAACCCTCGTAAACGTTTTTGCACACAGGATCCGAATTCATGCCGATCGCCCAGCATCTGAACACCACACGCAACATCGGGATCATCGCCCACATCGACGCCGGCAAAACGACCGTGACCGAACGGGTGCTTTTCTACACAGGCCGCCTCCACAAGATGGGGGAGGTCCACGACGGCGAAGCCACCATGGACTGGATGCTCGAGGAGAGGGAGCGCGGCATCACCATCACCTCCGCGGTCACCTCCTGTCTCTGGCACAGCCACACCATCAATGTCATCGACACCCCCGGCCACGTGGATTTTACGGTCGAAGTCGAGCGGGCCCTCCGGGTGCTCGACGGCGCCATCGGCGTATTCTGCGCCGTCGGCGGCGTGGAGCCGCAGTCCGAGACCGTCTGGCATCAGGCCGACCGCTACAAGGTCCCGAAGATCGCCTTCGTGAACAAGATGGACCGGGTCGGAGCCGACTTCAACCGCGTCGTCCGCATGGTTCGAGAGCGGTTGGGCGCCGCCCCGCTCGTGCTGCAAATGCCCTGGGGTGCAGAAGACCGCTTTCGGGGCATCATCGACCTGGTGCGGATGAAATCTGTCATTTGGGAGAACGAAGGCCTCGGAGCGCAATACATTGAAGGCCCCATCCCGCCGGAGCTCGAGGAGGAGGCGCGGGCTCGGCATGAAGAACTGCTGGAGACGCTGGCGGACAAAGACGACGCCGTCATGGAAAAGTACCTGGCCGAGGAGGAGATCCCCGAGGCCGACCTCAAGCAGGCCATCCGCAAGGCTACGATCCAGTTGCAGCTCGTCCCCGTTTTCTGCGGCGCGGCCCTGCGAAACAAAGGCATTCAGCTTCTGCTCGACGGCATCGTCGATTTTCTGCCCTCCCCGCTCGACATCCCGCCGGTCGAAGGCATCGTCCCGGCCACCGGGGAGACTATTCAGTGCCCGCCCAAAGCGAAGGCGCCTGTGTGCGCTCTGCTCTTCAAGGTCATGATGGACCAGGGCCGCAAGATGAGCTACCTTCGGATCTATTCGGGGACGCTCTCGGCAGGCGACACGGTTTTCAACTCGACCCGGAACACCCGTGAAAAGGTCGCCCGCCTGCTCCGGATGCATGCCAACAAGCGCGAGCGGATCGACAGCGCGTCGGCCGGGGACATCGTCGCTGCAATGGGACTCAAGCTGTCGACCACCGGCGACACCCTCTGCGGCGAAAACCACCCTGTGCTGCTCGAATCCATCCGCTTCAACACCCCGGTCATCAGCATCGCCATCGAGCCCAAGAGGGTCCAGGATCAGGACCGGGTGATGGACGGCCTCGCCAAACTGGCCGACGAAGACCCCACGTTCCGCTACCATGTCGATGAAGAAACAGGCCAGACGATCGTCTCGGGCATGGGCGAGCTGCACCTCGAGATCATCCTCGGAAGGCTCAAACGGGAGTTCCTGGCCGAGACGAACCAGGGCAAGCCGCAGGTGGTGTACCGGGAGACCATCACCGAGACCCTCACCCACCGGGAGGTCTTCCACCGCGAACTGGCCGGCCAGGCGTATTACGCGGGCGTCACCCTCGAGATCTCGCCGCTGCCCCGCGGGACCGGGAACCGCTTCGTGGACCGGTGCGATCACCCGGGCTTGACCGACGTCTTCCTGGAGGCGATCCGGCAGGGCGTCGCCGAGGCAGAGGAAAGCGGGGTTCTGATGGGTTATCCGGTCATCGATGTGCAGACGGCAGTCCTCGAAATCGAAATCAAGGAAAACGTCTCGGATGCCATGGCCTTCAAGGTCGCCGCGTCCATGGCCTTCCGTAACGCCTGCAGCCAGGCGGGCCCGCTCAAGCTCGAGCCGATCATGAAGGTGGAAATCCTTGTGCCGGATGAATTTGTGGGAGAGGTCATCAGCGATCTGAACACCCGTCAGGGAAGGATCGAACAGATTCTGAGCGAGGGGGCCGTCCAGGTGTTGACCGCACGCGCACCTCTTTCGAGGATGTTCGGCTATTCAACGGCCTTACGGTCGGTGTCGCAGGGGCGGGCCAACTTCACCATGCAGTTCAGCCACTACGACAAGGCCTGACCAGCCAAGCCGACCGGAGGGGAAAAGCAGGGCCCCTTGCGGGCTAGACCGGCTGAAAACGGGGTTTGCGCTTTTCCAGAAAGGCCCCTACGCCTTCATGACCGTTCGGATGGTCTCCGCATCGGGCAAGCATTTCGCGTTCACGCTCCAGCTGAAGCTCGAAAGGGTTGCCGAAAGACTCGAGCAGAAGCTGCTTCGACGCTGCAAACGAACTCGAAGAACGGGACAGGATATCCTCCATGACCTCCAGCGCACGGGCGACGCTTCGCCCCTGCTCCACGACCTCGGTGACCAGCCCCCATTCCAGGGCCTTGGCGGCATCGATCGGCGCATCGAACGTGACGACCTCCATGGCCCTCGCCAGGCCCACGATGCGTGGCAGGGTGAAGGTCCCGCCGCCGTCCAGACTCAGGCCGTTGCTCGTGTAGGCCTGCCGCAGCACCGCGGATCGGTCCATGATACGGAAATCGCAGGCCAGCGCGAGCGAGAACCCGCCGCCTGCAGCCAGTCCGTTCAGTGCGGCGATCACGGGTTTGGGCATCCGCCGCATCTCGAGGATCGCCTGGTGAAAGCGGGCCGCCAGTTCGTGGAAGGCGGCGCCGTACCGTCCATTGTACCCGGCGATCCAACGCAGGTCCCCTCCGGCGCAGAAGGCCTTTCCATGACCGGTGACGATGAGCCCGCGGACGTCTTCCCTGCCGGCCAGTGCGACCAGTTCGTCTGCGAGGCGTTGAACCATGGGCAGGTCGAAGGCGTTATAGGCCTTCGGGCGGTTCAACTCCAGAATACCGACGCCGTTTTGCACCTCCAGCATCACATCAGCCGCTGATGTCCCCATAGATTCGGAATGTGCGTCTTCATTCACGATTCCCGTCTCCTTCCTCAAACATAGACTCGTTTCCATCCGGAAATGGTCATTTTTGCCAATCTCGGCGTTAATCTGGACGTTTGCTTGTGCGGCGACCTACAGGTCGCCTCAGCACAAACGCTTGATTTCCTTGATATTGGCGAAAAATCCTCATTTCCGGACTGGAAACTGGGTTGTACCGGGAAATCATTTCCGGATGGGGAGTAGCCTCATACCGCAGAAGCGAGCACATCCGCGGCATTCCCTCCGGTAATCCGCTGCAGGGCCTCATCCGAAAGCCCGGCCGCCTTCATCTCCGCCAGATATCGGGGTGGTTTCAGCAGGGGGTAATCGCTGCCGAGCAGGATCCGATCGTAGCCGATGATCTCCCCGGCGATCCGGTAGATGGCCGGCTCATACAGATAAGGCGAGGCCGCCGTGTCGAACCAGACGTTGGCCAACCGCTCCCGGACCTCCTTTTTCATGAGGGCGTAGAAAAAGATCCCCCCGCCCCAGTGCGCCAGAACGATTCGGTTTTCCGGATAGGCCGCGAGGAAGGCATAAACCTCCGCCAGGGTCATCGGCGCCTTTCCGGGATAGGAGTGGCCGACAGGCTCGTTGACGTGCATAAGCAGCGGGGCGTCGTGTACACGGCAGATCTCCATAACCTCCGACAAACCGTGGGTCACCGCCCTGGTCAGACCTCCTCCGTAGACGGCCAGTTCGCCGATCCCCCTCAGCCCGGCGGCAAGACACCTCTCCGCCTCGCGGGCCGCCCCCGGGGCCGTCGGAGAAAAGCAAGCGAAGCCGATCAAACGGTCTGGATAACGCTCTACGGCCTCCATGATGTAATCATTGTGGGCCTTGTAAAACGCTTCCCTTTCCCAGGGAAATCCGAAGACCACCGATTTCCGGATCCCTCCTTCATCCATGGCCTGGATGATCTCTTCGGCCCCGACCAGCCTGGCGTTCGGTGATGCGTAAAGGGTTCGAAATCCATCCTCGCCTTCGAAAAGCGGGGTCCGGTCCCGCGCGAACTCCGGAGGAAACAGATGTGTATGGAAATCGATCATGGTTCCAGCAGCGGTTTGAGCGCCCTCCGCAGGGCCTCGGGGTTGTAGCCGACCACCTTGTCCCGGATCCTGCCGTTCCGGTCGATGACGAACATCGTCGGGATCGCCGGGTTGTCTTCCGTGAAATAGGCCTCGATCACCCGGTCGTTGTAGCGGACGATCGGGTAGTTGATCTTGTGTTTTTCGCTGAAAGCCTTGAGATAGGCGTCCTTGAACTGGCGCTTGTCGTCCACGGAAACGCCCAGGATCACCAGACCGTCCTCCTGGTGGTCCCGCTGCAACTTCACGAGTTCAGGGATCGAAATACGGCACGGAGGGCACCAGGTCGCCCAAAAATCCAGGAGCACGATCTTGCCGCGGTACTGCTCCAGAGTCACCTCTTTTCCATTTAGATCCGGCAGAGAAAAAGAGGGCGCCGCGATATCCGCCCCGGCTTCGGATTGAAACGGAACACCGAGCAGGCAAAGCACCAGTATACCCAGCAGCACCCTGAACGTTTCGACCTTTTTCAACATGAATCCCCCTTTTTAACGGGCCTGATCCTGGCCCCCAGTCTGTTTCGGTCATTTGCCATGCCAGGCGGCCTTCGGGGACACCCGCCAGACACATGAAGCATCGCTCAATCGCGTTATTTTAGGCATCCCGCTTCCATAAAGCAACCTTTCAAGAACATCTCGAAGGGCTCGCGGCCCTGCCTCAACCGCGCCGAAAGCGTCCCCGGCC is a genomic window containing:
- the purB gene encoding adenylosuccinate lyase; its protein translation is MISRYTRPEMGRIWEDENRYAKWLDVELAACEAMSDEGIVPREALETIRRKAGFSVQRILEIEEETRHDVIAFLTNVAEHVGPDSRFIHLGLTSSDVLDTSLALLLREAMDRILAGVDELAVVIERRAREHKQTVMIGRSHGVHAEPITFGLKLCVWYTEMRRNRLRLEQARKVISCGKFSGAVGTFANVSPSVEARACRLLGLEPAEVSTQIVQRDRHAQYFTALAVLAGTLEKIAVEIRHLQRTEVLEAEEPFAKGQKGSSAMPHKKNPIGCENISGLARLVRTNALAALESMALWHERDISHSSVERVIGPDSTILIDYMLHRLKGILDRLVVHPDRMLENLHKTRGLIFSQQVLVELAERGLERQAAYVLVQRNAMKVWETGQDFKSLLLEDPDILKVLSREEIEGLFDLNYHLKHVDTIFERVFGRP
- a CDS encoding endonuclease III domain-containing protein, coding for MEAILMRMYEKMSESFGPQHWWPAEGPLEMMVGAVLTQNTSWRNVEKAIEGLKSRRLIDAGALCRVPFEELAQVIRPAGYYNIKARRLKNLAEFIVQRAAGDLDVLFGEETPALREALLGIKGVGPETADSILLYAAGRPVFVVDAYTHRILGRHGLISEEATYDETQSCFMDHLPQDAALYNEFHALIVRTAKTSCGKRPNCAACPLDGWPADD
- the fusA gene encoding elongation factor G, producing the protein MPIAQHLNTTRNIGIIAHIDAGKTTVTERVLFYTGRLHKMGEVHDGEATMDWMLEERERGITITSAVTSCLWHSHTINVIDTPGHVDFTVEVERALRVLDGAIGVFCAVGGVEPQSETVWHQADRYKVPKIAFVNKMDRVGADFNRVVRMVRERLGAAPLVLQMPWGAEDRFRGIIDLVRMKSVIWENEGLGAQYIEGPIPPELEEEARARHEELLETLADKDDAVMEKYLAEEEIPEADLKQAIRKATIQLQLVPVFCGAALRNKGIQLLLDGIVDFLPSPLDIPPVEGIVPATGETIQCPPKAKAPVCALLFKVMMDQGRKMSYLRIYSGTLSAGDTVFNSTRNTREKVARLLRMHANKRERIDSASAGDIVAAMGLKLSTTGDTLCGENHPVLLESIRFNTPVISIAIEPKRVQDQDRVMDGLAKLADEDPTFRYHVDEETGQTIVSGMGELHLEIILGRLKREFLAETNQGKPQVVYRETITETLTHREVFHRELAGQAYYAGVTLEISPLPRGTGNRFVDRCDHPGLTDVFLEAIRQGVAEAEESGVLMGYPVIDVQTAVLEIEIKENVSDAMAFKVAASMAFRNACSQAGPLKLEPIMKVEILVPDEFVGEVISDLNTRQGRIEQILSEGAVQVLTARAPLSRMFGYSTALRSVSQGRANFTMQFSHYDKA
- a CDS encoding enoyl-CoA hydratase/isomerase family protein yields the protein MNEDAHSESMGTSAADVMLEVQNGVGILELNRPKAYNAFDLPMVQRLADELVALAGREDVRGLIVTGHGKAFCAGGDLRWIAGYNGRYGAAFHELAARFHQAILEMRRMPKPVIAALNGLAAGGGFSLALACDFRIMDRSAVLRQAYTSNGLSLDGGGTFTLPRIVGLARAMEVVTFDAPIDAAKALEWGLVTEVVEQGRSVARALEVMEDILSRSSSSFAASKQLLLESFGNPFELQLEREREMLARCGDHPNGHEGVGAFLEKRKPRFQPV
- a CDS encoding amidohydrolase family protein yields the protein MIDFHTHLFPPEFARDRTPLFEGEDGFRTLYASPNARLVGAEEIIQAMDEGGIRKSVVFGFPWEREAFYKAHNDYIMEAVERYPDRLIGFACFSPTAPGAAREAERCLAAGLRGIGELAVYGGGLTRAVTHGLSEVMEICRVHDAPLLMHVNEPVGHSYPGKAPMTLAEVYAFLAAYPENRIVLAHWGGGIFFYALMKKEVRERLANVWFDTAASPYLYEPAIYRIAGEIIGYDRILLGSDYPLLKPPRYLAEMKAAGLSDEALQRITGGNAADVLASAV